One window from the genome of Solea solea chromosome 2, fSolSol10.1, whole genome shotgun sequence encodes:
- the LOC131476544 gene encoding leucine-rich repeat flightless-interacting protein 1-like isoform X7, whose translation MSAQGPGPGRKRIPNRDKLSAEDEALNQIIREAEARLAAKRAARAEAREIRMKELERREKEVSDDEEKMSVGSRGSFRVEDRSDRDFLDKGSRTASTLSTATLASLGGASSRRGSCDTSFSVETEASIREIKDSLVEAEEKYRRAMVSNVQLHSEKMALMYQVDTLREELNDMEEMLWEARRQCDVTAKEFERERQNHTVTQLTLKHMRDAEREKEELLTEVCELRGRSRTHRQEVSDLQEALQWKEKRIMALERHKDLCDVTGLKKEGVVSPDAAPNGELEKCTAQEACPGVRESMLGEAGAQRPAEDATGPQDERKDTTCPQDERKDATCPQDERKDATCRTFKCSVNLRTLQPENFTSTTQPGSAVAMVTAEDWVLPGRSKHNTRSESRPVPPQPQRELLLDYEEPDHPLPWKLKPDTASGSVEDLTQTCLSVDQQNPEEHGRTSRDDTDDEDGLGQSEDEDREGQNPQVLSRDLKSAGPQSPGEDKHVTFSGFSCSDGGDEPKNQEPDPRGPEEGEEVKNQRIYEEESPLVQKTNLELIFENQNQTPQSSAGSLFVHRGALKDWTGLDKMVQSILRQFLQNQSFVAEMRNRVPKLTGSVNWWIPEGQDMEMRTQAKVLDKQGLQDHTKPLADGDQTQDPSGTGSIIDREAAGRRSEVTFRTPASEDQRNQDPDLTPGFCCHRLVFVESYFAEPFESRAEDCGSDQDSVDLDHEPEEPAGSPAEGLQEEQHQTNCCLHHKSKVVFPVKNRKQKNDCDIL comes from the exons GTTTCTGATGACGAGGAGAAAATGTCTGTGGGAAGTCGTGGAAGCTTCAGG GTGGAGGACAGATCTGACAGAGACTTCCTGGACaaa GGCTCCAGGACCGCCTCCACTCTGTCCACTGCCACGCTGGCGTCTCTGGGCGGGGCCTCGTCTCGAAGAGGAAGCTGTGACACATCCTTCTCTGTGGAGACGGAGGCGTCCATCAGAGAAATCAAG GACTCTCTGGTGGAGGCGGAGGAGAAGTATCGTAGAGCCATGGTCTCTAACGTGCAGCTTCACAGCGAGAAGATGGCGCTCATGTATCAGGTGGACACTTTGAGGGAGGAGCTTAATGATATGGAGGAGATGTTGTGGGAGGCACGGCGACAGTGTGACGTCACCgccaag GAGTTTGAACGAGAACGACAAAATCACACTGTTACACAATTGACTCTGAAACACATGAGAGAcgctgagagagagaaggaggagctgctgact gaagtgtgtgagCTGCGTGGGAGGAGcagaacacacagacaggaagtgagtgacCTGCAGGAGGCGCTGCAGTGGAAGGAGAAGAGGATCATG GCCTTAGAGCGACACAAAGACCTCTGTGATGTCACCGGGCTGAAG AAAGAGGGTGTGGTCTCACCTGACGCCGCCCCCAATGGTGAATTGGAGAAGTGCACGGCTCAGGAGGCATGTCCTGGTGTCAGGGAGAGCATGCTGG GTGAAGCTGGAGCGCAGCGTCCAGCAGAGGACGCCACGGGTCCACAGGATGAGAGGAAGGACACCACGTGTCCACAGGACGAGAGGAAGGACGCCACGTGTCCACAGGATGAGAGGAAGGACGCCACCTGCAGGACATTTAAATGTTCAGTGAATCTCAGGACGCTTCAGCCCGAGAACTTCACATCCACAACCCAACCAGGATCTgcagttgccatggtaaccGCAGAGGACTGGGTCTTGCCAGGAAGAAGCAAACACAACACCAGATCAGAGTCCAGACCTGTTCCACCACAACCTCAGAGAGAACTCCTCCTGGACTACGAAGAACCTGACCATCCACTGCCATGGAAACTAAAACCAGACACGGCGTCCGGTTCCGTTGAAGACTTGACTCAAACGTGTCTGTCTGTCGATCAACAGAATCCAGAAGAACATGGAAGAACCAGTAGAGATGATACGGATGATGAAGACGGTTTGGGACAGTCTGAAGACGAAGACCGTGAAGGACAAAATCCTCAAGTTCTTAGTAGAGATTTGAAATCAGCAGGTCCTCAAAGTCCAGGAGAAGACAAACACGTGACCTTCAGTGGTTTCAGCTGCTCCGATGGTGGTGATGAACCCAAAAACCAGGAGCCTGATCCACGTGGaccagaggaaggagaggaggtgaagaacCAGAGGATTTATGAAGAAGAGTCTCCTCTGGTGCAGAAAACAAATCTAGAACTTATATTTGAAAATCAGAACCAAACACCACAGTCTTCAGCTGGATCTCTGTTTGTCCACAGGGGGGCACTGAAGGACTGGACTGGTCTGGACAAGATGGTTCAGAGCATCCTCAGGCAGTTTCTTCAGAATCAAAGTTTTGTGGCTGAGATGAGGAACCGTGTTCCTAAACTCACAGGATCTGTGAACTGGTGGATTCCTGAAGGACAAGACATGGAAATGAGAACCCAAGCCAAAGTTCTGGATAAGCAGGGTCTACAAGACCACACCAAACCATTAGCAGATGGAGATCAAACCCAGGATCCATCAGGTACTGGTTCCATCATTGACCGAGAAGCTGCAGgaagaaggtcagaggtcaccttCAGAACACCTGCTTCAGAAGATCAGAGGAACCAGGACCCTGACCTGACCCCGGGCTTCTGCTGCCACCGGTTAGTTTTTGTCGAGTCATACTTTGCTGAACCCTTTGAGAGCCGAGCAGAAGATTGTGGGTCAGATCAGGATTCAGTGGATCTGGATCATGAACCAGAGGAACCAGCAGGAAGTCCTGCTGAAGGTCTACAGGAAGAACAACATCAAACAAACTGTTGCCTTCATCACAAGTCAAAGGTTGTTTTTCCTGTGAAGAACAGGAAGCAGAAAAATGACTGTGACATTTTATAa
- the LOC131476544 gene encoding leucine-rich repeat flightless-interacting protein 1-like isoform X8, translated as MEDSERYSRPSRRLTSVSDDEEKMSVGSRGSFRPSDYSSFLSSSSRASSRASSARASPVVEDRSDRDFLDKGSRTASTLSTATLASLGGASSRRGSCDTSFSVETEASIREIKDSLVEAEEKYRRAMVSNVQLHSEKMALMYQVDTLREELNDMEEMLWEARRQCDVTAKEFERERQNHTVTQLTLKHMRDAEREKEELLTEVCELRGRSRTHRQEVSDLQEALQWKEKRIMALERHKDLCDVTGLKKEGVVSPDAAPNGELEKCTAQEACPGVRESMLGEAGAQRPAEDATGPQDERKDTTCPQDERKDATCPQDERKDATCRTFKCSVNLRTLQPENFTSTTQPGSAVAMVTAEDWVLPGRSKHNTRSESRPVPPQPQRELLLDYEEPDHPLPWKLKPDTASGSVEDLTQTCLSVDQQNPEEHGRTSRDDTDDEDGLGQSEDEDREGQNPQVLSRDLKSAGPQSPGEDKHVTFSGFSCSDGGDEPKNQEPDPRGPEEGEEVKNQRIYEEESPLVQKTNLELIFENQNQTPQSSAGSLFVHRGALKDWTGLDKMVQSILRQFLQNQSFVAEMRNRVPKLTGSVNWWIPEGQDMEMRTQAKVLDKQGLQDHTKPLADGDQTQDPSGTGSIIDREAAGRRSEVTFRTPASEDQRNQDPDLTPGFCCHRLVFVESYFAEPFESRAEDCGSDQDSVDLDHEPEEPAGSPAEGLQEEQHQTNCCLHHKSKVVFPVKNRKQKNDCDIL; from the exons ATG gaGGACAGTGAGCGTTACTCTCGTCCCTCTCGGAGACTCACCTCG GTTTCTGATGACGAGGAGAAAATGTCTGTGGGAAGTCGTGGAAGCTTCAGG CCCTCAGATTACAGCAGCTTCCTGAGCTCCAGCTCTCGAGCTTCTTCCAGGGCGAGTTCAGCTCGAGCGAGTCCAGTG GTGGAGGACAGATCTGACAGAGACTTCCTGGACaaa GGCTCCAGGACCGCCTCCACTCTGTCCACTGCCACGCTGGCGTCTCTGGGCGGGGCCTCGTCTCGAAGAGGAAGCTGTGACACATCCTTCTCTGTGGAGACGGAGGCGTCCATCAGAGAAATCAAG GACTCTCTGGTGGAGGCGGAGGAGAAGTATCGTAGAGCCATGGTCTCTAACGTGCAGCTTCACAGCGAGAAGATGGCGCTCATGTATCAGGTGGACACTTTGAGGGAGGAGCTTAATGATATGGAGGAGATGTTGTGGGAGGCACGGCGACAGTGTGACGTCACCgccaag GAGTTTGAACGAGAACGACAAAATCACACTGTTACACAATTGACTCTGAAACACATGAGAGAcgctgagagagagaaggaggagctgctgact gaagtgtgtgagCTGCGTGGGAGGAGcagaacacacagacaggaagtgagtgacCTGCAGGAGGCGCTGCAGTGGAAGGAGAAGAGGATCATG GCCTTAGAGCGACACAAAGACCTCTGTGATGTCACCGGGCTGAAG AAAGAGGGTGTGGTCTCACCTGACGCCGCCCCCAATGGTGAATTGGAGAAGTGCACGGCTCAGGAGGCATGTCCTGGTGTCAGGGAGAGCATGCTGG GTGAAGCTGGAGCGCAGCGTCCAGCAGAGGACGCCACGGGTCCACAGGATGAGAGGAAGGACACCACGTGTCCACAGGACGAGAGGAAGGACGCCACGTGTCCACAGGATGAGAGGAAGGACGCCACCTGCAGGACATTTAAATGTTCAGTGAATCTCAGGACGCTTCAGCCCGAGAACTTCACATCCACAACCCAACCAGGATCTgcagttgccatggtaaccGCAGAGGACTGGGTCTTGCCAGGAAGAAGCAAACACAACACCAGATCAGAGTCCAGACCTGTTCCACCACAACCTCAGAGAGAACTCCTCCTGGACTACGAAGAACCTGACCATCCACTGCCATGGAAACTAAAACCAGACACGGCGTCCGGTTCCGTTGAAGACTTGACTCAAACGTGTCTGTCTGTCGATCAACAGAATCCAGAAGAACATGGAAGAACCAGTAGAGATGATACGGATGATGAAGACGGTTTGGGACAGTCTGAAGACGAAGACCGTGAAGGACAAAATCCTCAAGTTCTTAGTAGAGATTTGAAATCAGCAGGTCCTCAAAGTCCAGGAGAAGACAAACACGTGACCTTCAGTGGTTTCAGCTGCTCCGATGGTGGTGATGAACCCAAAAACCAGGAGCCTGATCCACGTGGaccagaggaaggagaggaggtgaagaacCAGAGGATTTATGAAGAAGAGTCTCCTCTGGTGCAGAAAACAAATCTAGAACTTATATTTGAAAATCAGAACCAAACACCACAGTCTTCAGCTGGATCTCTGTTTGTCCACAGGGGGGCACTGAAGGACTGGACTGGTCTGGACAAGATGGTTCAGAGCATCCTCAGGCAGTTTCTTCAGAATCAAAGTTTTGTGGCTGAGATGAGGAACCGTGTTCCTAAACTCACAGGATCTGTGAACTGGTGGATTCCTGAAGGACAAGACATGGAAATGAGAACCCAAGCCAAAGTTCTGGATAAGCAGGGTCTACAAGACCACACCAAACCATTAGCAGATGGAGATCAAACCCAGGATCCATCAGGTACTGGTTCCATCATTGACCGAGAAGCTGCAGgaagaaggtcagaggtcaccttCAGAACACCTGCTTCAGAAGATCAGAGGAACCAGGACCCTGACCTGACCCCGGGCTTCTGCTGCCACCGGTTAGTTTTTGTCGAGTCATACTTTGCTGAACCCTTTGAGAGCCGAGCAGAAGATTGTGGGTCAGATCAGGATTCAGTGGATCTGGATCATGAACCAGAGGAACCAGCAGGAAGTCCTGCTGAAGGTCTACAGGAAGAACAACATCAAACAAACTGTTGCCTTCATCACAAGTCAAAGGTTGTTTTTCCTGTGAAGAACAGGAAGCAGAAAAATGACTGTGACATTTTATAa
- the LOC131476544 gene encoding leucine-rich repeat flightless-interacting protein 1-like isoform X1, with protein MSAQGPGPGRKRIPNRDKLSAEDEALNQIIREAEARLAAKRAARAEAREIRMKELERREKERYYGLDNKWGHIEKWMEDSERYSRPSRRLTSVSDDEEKMSVGSRGSFRPSDYSSFLSSSSRASSRASSARASPVVEDRSDRDFLDKGSRTASTLSTATLASLGGASSRRGSCDTSFSVETEASIREIKDSLVEAEEKYRRAMVSNVQLHSEKMALMYQVDTLREELNDMEEMLWEARRQCDVTAKEFERERQNHTVTQLTLKHMRDAEREKEELLTEVCELRGRSRTHRQEVSDLQEALQWKEKRIMALERHKDLCDVTGLKKEGVVSPDAAPNGELEKCTAQEACPGVRESMLGEAGAQRPAEDATGPQDERKDTTCPQDERKDATCPQDERKDATCRTFKCSVNLRTLQPENFTSTTQPGSAVAMVTAEDWVLPGRSKHNTRSESRPVPPQPQRELLLDYEEPDHPLPWKLKPDTASGSVEDLTQTCLSVDQQNPEEHGRTSRDDTDDEDGLGQSEDEDREGQNPQVLSRDLKSAGPQSPGEDKHVTFSGFSCSDGGDEPKNQEPDPRGPEEGEEVKNQRIYEEESPLVQKTNLELIFENQNQTPQSSAGSLFVHRGALKDWTGLDKMVQSILRQFLQNQSFVAEMRNRVPKLTGSVNWWIPEGQDMEMRTQAKVLDKQGLQDHTKPLADGDQTQDPSGTGSIIDREAAGRRSEVTFRTPASEDQRNQDPDLTPGFCCHRLVFVESYFAEPFESRAEDCGSDQDSVDLDHEPEEPAGSPAEGLQEEQHQTNCCLHHKSKVVFPVKNRKQKNDCDIL; from the exons AGATATTATGGTCTGGATAATAAGTGGGGTCACATTGAAAAGTGGATG gaGGACAGTGAGCGTTACTCTCGTCCCTCTCGGAGACTCACCTCG GTTTCTGATGACGAGGAGAAAATGTCTGTGGGAAGTCGTGGAAGCTTCAGG CCCTCAGATTACAGCAGCTTCCTGAGCTCCAGCTCTCGAGCTTCTTCCAGGGCGAGTTCAGCTCGAGCGAGTCCAGTG GTGGAGGACAGATCTGACAGAGACTTCCTGGACaaa GGCTCCAGGACCGCCTCCACTCTGTCCACTGCCACGCTGGCGTCTCTGGGCGGGGCCTCGTCTCGAAGAGGAAGCTGTGACACATCCTTCTCTGTGGAGACGGAGGCGTCCATCAGAGAAATCAAG GACTCTCTGGTGGAGGCGGAGGAGAAGTATCGTAGAGCCATGGTCTCTAACGTGCAGCTTCACAGCGAGAAGATGGCGCTCATGTATCAGGTGGACACTTTGAGGGAGGAGCTTAATGATATGGAGGAGATGTTGTGGGAGGCACGGCGACAGTGTGACGTCACCgccaag GAGTTTGAACGAGAACGACAAAATCACACTGTTACACAATTGACTCTGAAACACATGAGAGAcgctgagagagagaaggaggagctgctgact gaagtgtgtgagCTGCGTGGGAGGAGcagaacacacagacaggaagtgagtgacCTGCAGGAGGCGCTGCAGTGGAAGGAGAAGAGGATCATG GCCTTAGAGCGACACAAAGACCTCTGTGATGTCACCGGGCTGAAG AAAGAGGGTGTGGTCTCACCTGACGCCGCCCCCAATGGTGAATTGGAGAAGTGCACGGCTCAGGAGGCATGTCCTGGTGTCAGGGAGAGCATGCTGG GTGAAGCTGGAGCGCAGCGTCCAGCAGAGGACGCCACGGGTCCACAGGATGAGAGGAAGGACACCACGTGTCCACAGGACGAGAGGAAGGACGCCACGTGTCCACAGGATGAGAGGAAGGACGCCACCTGCAGGACATTTAAATGTTCAGTGAATCTCAGGACGCTTCAGCCCGAGAACTTCACATCCACAACCCAACCAGGATCTgcagttgccatggtaaccGCAGAGGACTGGGTCTTGCCAGGAAGAAGCAAACACAACACCAGATCAGAGTCCAGACCTGTTCCACCACAACCTCAGAGAGAACTCCTCCTGGACTACGAAGAACCTGACCATCCACTGCCATGGAAACTAAAACCAGACACGGCGTCCGGTTCCGTTGAAGACTTGACTCAAACGTGTCTGTCTGTCGATCAACAGAATCCAGAAGAACATGGAAGAACCAGTAGAGATGATACGGATGATGAAGACGGTTTGGGACAGTCTGAAGACGAAGACCGTGAAGGACAAAATCCTCAAGTTCTTAGTAGAGATTTGAAATCAGCAGGTCCTCAAAGTCCAGGAGAAGACAAACACGTGACCTTCAGTGGTTTCAGCTGCTCCGATGGTGGTGATGAACCCAAAAACCAGGAGCCTGATCCACGTGGaccagaggaaggagaggaggtgaagaacCAGAGGATTTATGAAGAAGAGTCTCCTCTGGTGCAGAAAACAAATCTAGAACTTATATTTGAAAATCAGAACCAAACACCACAGTCTTCAGCTGGATCTCTGTTTGTCCACAGGGGGGCACTGAAGGACTGGACTGGTCTGGACAAGATGGTTCAGAGCATCCTCAGGCAGTTTCTTCAGAATCAAAGTTTTGTGGCTGAGATGAGGAACCGTGTTCCTAAACTCACAGGATCTGTGAACTGGTGGATTCCTGAAGGACAAGACATGGAAATGAGAACCCAAGCCAAAGTTCTGGATAAGCAGGGTCTACAAGACCACACCAAACCATTAGCAGATGGAGATCAAACCCAGGATCCATCAGGTACTGGTTCCATCATTGACCGAGAAGCTGCAGgaagaaggtcagaggtcaccttCAGAACACCTGCTTCAGAAGATCAGAGGAACCAGGACCCTGACCTGACCCCGGGCTTCTGCTGCCACCGGTTAGTTTTTGTCGAGTCATACTTTGCTGAACCCTTTGAGAGCCGAGCAGAAGATTGTGGGTCAGATCAGGATTCAGTGGATCTGGATCATGAACCAGAGGAACCAGCAGGAAGTCCTGCTGAAGGTCTACAGGAAGAACAACATCAAACAAACTGTTGCCTTCATCACAAGTCAAAGGTTGTTTTTCCTGTGAAGAACAGGAAGCAGAAAAATGACTGTGACATTTTATAa
- the LOC131476544 gene encoding leucine-rich repeat flightless-interacting protein 1-like isoform X4 — protein sequence MSAQGPGPGRKRIPNRDKLSAEDEALNQIIREAEARLAAKRAARAEAREIRMKELERREKEVSDDEEKMSVGSRGSFRPSDYSSFLSSSSRASSRASSARASPVVEDRSDRDFLDKGSRTASTLSTATLASLGGASSRRGSCDTSFSVETEASIREIKDSLVEAEEKYRRAMVSNVQLHSEKMALMYQVDTLREELNDMEEMLWEARRQCDVTAKEFERERQNHTVTQLTLKHMRDAEREKEELLTEVCELRGRSRTHRQEVSDLQEALQWKEKRIMALERHKDLCDVTGLKKEGVVSPDAAPNGELEKCTAQEACPGVRESMLGEAGAQRPAEDATGPQDERKDTTCPQDERKDATCPQDERKDATCRTFKCSVNLRTLQPENFTSTTQPGSAVAMVTAEDWVLPGRSKHNTRSESRPVPPQPQRELLLDYEEPDHPLPWKLKPDTASGSVEDLTQTCLSVDQQNPEEHGRTSRDDTDDEDGLGQSEDEDREGQNPQVLSRDLKSAGPQSPGEDKHVTFSGFSCSDGGDEPKNQEPDPRGPEEGEEVKNQRIYEEESPLVQKTNLELIFENQNQTPQSSAGSLFVHRGALKDWTGLDKMVQSILRQFLQNQSFVAEMRNRVPKLTGSVNWWIPEGQDMEMRTQAKVLDKQGLQDHTKPLADGDQTQDPSGTGSIIDREAAGRRSEVTFRTPASEDQRNQDPDLTPGFCCHRLVFVESYFAEPFESRAEDCGSDQDSVDLDHEPEEPAGSPAEGLQEEQHQTNCCLHHKSKVVFPVKNRKQKNDCDIL from the exons GTTTCTGATGACGAGGAGAAAATGTCTGTGGGAAGTCGTGGAAGCTTCAGG CCCTCAGATTACAGCAGCTTCCTGAGCTCCAGCTCTCGAGCTTCTTCCAGGGCGAGTTCAGCTCGAGCGAGTCCAGTG GTGGAGGACAGATCTGACAGAGACTTCCTGGACaaa GGCTCCAGGACCGCCTCCACTCTGTCCACTGCCACGCTGGCGTCTCTGGGCGGGGCCTCGTCTCGAAGAGGAAGCTGTGACACATCCTTCTCTGTGGAGACGGAGGCGTCCATCAGAGAAATCAAG GACTCTCTGGTGGAGGCGGAGGAGAAGTATCGTAGAGCCATGGTCTCTAACGTGCAGCTTCACAGCGAGAAGATGGCGCTCATGTATCAGGTGGACACTTTGAGGGAGGAGCTTAATGATATGGAGGAGATGTTGTGGGAGGCACGGCGACAGTGTGACGTCACCgccaag GAGTTTGAACGAGAACGACAAAATCACACTGTTACACAATTGACTCTGAAACACATGAGAGAcgctgagagagagaaggaggagctgctgact gaagtgtgtgagCTGCGTGGGAGGAGcagaacacacagacaggaagtgagtgacCTGCAGGAGGCGCTGCAGTGGAAGGAGAAGAGGATCATG GCCTTAGAGCGACACAAAGACCTCTGTGATGTCACCGGGCTGAAG AAAGAGGGTGTGGTCTCACCTGACGCCGCCCCCAATGGTGAATTGGAGAAGTGCACGGCTCAGGAGGCATGTCCTGGTGTCAGGGAGAGCATGCTGG GTGAAGCTGGAGCGCAGCGTCCAGCAGAGGACGCCACGGGTCCACAGGATGAGAGGAAGGACACCACGTGTCCACAGGACGAGAGGAAGGACGCCACGTGTCCACAGGATGAGAGGAAGGACGCCACCTGCAGGACATTTAAATGTTCAGTGAATCTCAGGACGCTTCAGCCCGAGAACTTCACATCCACAACCCAACCAGGATCTgcagttgccatggtaaccGCAGAGGACTGGGTCTTGCCAGGAAGAAGCAAACACAACACCAGATCAGAGTCCAGACCTGTTCCACCACAACCTCAGAGAGAACTCCTCCTGGACTACGAAGAACCTGACCATCCACTGCCATGGAAACTAAAACCAGACACGGCGTCCGGTTCCGTTGAAGACTTGACTCAAACGTGTCTGTCTGTCGATCAACAGAATCCAGAAGAACATGGAAGAACCAGTAGAGATGATACGGATGATGAAGACGGTTTGGGACAGTCTGAAGACGAAGACCGTGAAGGACAAAATCCTCAAGTTCTTAGTAGAGATTTGAAATCAGCAGGTCCTCAAAGTCCAGGAGAAGACAAACACGTGACCTTCAGTGGTTTCAGCTGCTCCGATGGTGGTGATGAACCCAAAAACCAGGAGCCTGATCCACGTGGaccagaggaaggagaggaggtgaagaacCAGAGGATTTATGAAGAAGAGTCTCCTCTGGTGCAGAAAACAAATCTAGAACTTATATTTGAAAATCAGAACCAAACACCACAGTCTTCAGCTGGATCTCTGTTTGTCCACAGGGGGGCACTGAAGGACTGGACTGGTCTGGACAAGATGGTTCAGAGCATCCTCAGGCAGTTTCTTCAGAATCAAAGTTTTGTGGCTGAGATGAGGAACCGTGTTCCTAAACTCACAGGATCTGTGAACTGGTGGATTCCTGAAGGACAAGACATGGAAATGAGAACCCAAGCCAAAGTTCTGGATAAGCAGGGTCTACAAGACCACACCAAACCATTAGCAGATGGAGATCAAACCCAGGATCCATCAGGTACTGGTTCCATCATTGACCGAGAAGCTGCAGgaagaaggtcagaggtcaccttCAGAACACCTGCTTCAGAAGATCAGAGGAACCAGGACCCTGACCTGACCCCGGGCTTCTGCTGCCACCGGTTAGTTTTTGTCGAGTCATACTTTGCTGAACCCTTTGAGAGCCGAGCAGAAGATTGTGGGTCAGATCAGGATTCAGTGGATCTGGATCATGAACCAGAGGAACCAGCAGGAAGTCCTGCTGAAGGTCTACAGGAAGAACAACATCAAACAAACTGTTGCCTTCATCACAAGTCAAAGGTTGTTTTTCCTGTGAAGAACAGGAAGCAGAAAAATGACTGTGACATTTTATAa